In Streptomyces pluripotens, the genomic window GCGGAGCATCAGCTTGCCGGTCGGGTCGTACAGGCTGGGGTAGGTGATCCCGTTGTCCTTCTCGAAGGCGACCGCGGGGGTGGTGCTGGTGTCGCGGGTGTTGATGCCGACGAACTGCACGCCCTTGTCCTGGTACTCCTTGGAGACCTTGGAGAAGTACTTCGCCTCCTCCCGGCACGGCCCGCACCACGAACCCCAGACGTTGACGACGATGACCTTGCCCTTGTAGTCGGCCACGTCGGCGGTCTTGCCGTCGATGGTCTTGCCGGACAGGTCGGGGGCGGTGGCGCGTTGGCCCACGGGGGCCGTGTCGATGCCGTTGTCGCCGGTGACGAATCCGGTGTGGCCACCGCCGCCGGAGGTGCCGCCCTTACCGCACGCGGACATGGTCAGGGCCGCGACGGCGGCCACGGCGCTGAGCAGGACGGCGCGGCTTCGGGTACTCATGTGAAAAGTTTCGCATGCCTGTTCCGACGATCTCGCGCGCCCCCCTGCCGGGCGGAAAACCGCATTTCAGGGCGTATTTACACAGGACATTTCAG contains:
- a CDS encoding TlpA family protein disulfide reductase; this encodes MSTRSRAVLLSAVAAVAALTMSACGKGGTSGGGGHTGFVTGDNGIDTAPVGQRATAPDLSGKTIDGKTADVADYKGKVIVVNVWGSWCGPCREEAKYFSKVSKEYQDKGVQFVGINTRDTSTTPAVAFEKDNGITYPSLYDPTGKLMLRFKKGTLNPQLIPSTLIIDRHGKIAARALQPLDDTALLKMLKPVLAEK